In one Culex quinquefasciatus strain JHB chromosome 2, VPISU_Cqui_1.0_pri_paternal, whole genome shotgun sequence genomic region, the following are encoded:
- the LOC6045961 gene encoding organic cation transporter protein, which translates to MAVDHTLEELMGMLGDFGRYQGFQFVLHLLAAITAGLHMLSLVTVAAVPEHRCFIEGVDSLNGTSLLNASSSMMDVDLLGDYIPLNAAGELESCMMYQPGVTNVTVACTSYVYNTTFYKTSRTIEWDLVCGRRWMGSLAQTIYMLGVFTGAVWLGGLADKIGRKKVFCWSGLLQLILGVAVAFTPEYYSFLVLRYLYGIFGSAGSYITGFVLTMELVGPSMRTPCGISFQAAFAGGIMLVAAWGALITDRLLLQVVYGLHGLLLIAHWWIMDESPRWLWMQDRKREAIDIIAKAVRMNGRGIHVDKEYYLSKDKSNFISESTPKASAGLSDLFKTPNLRKMTLNVCLCWFANSITYYGLSLSSGKLGGNPYLILFLMALVEFPSYIAIIFLLDRLGRRSITSTLMLVGGTCCIVAAYLTKGSIESTTIVMFGKLFIAGSFAVIYNYSAELFPTVVRNSAMGLGSMCARLAGASTPIIILFDSFDPKIPAVIFGAISLISGAWVLFLPETNGKPMPQSLQDGENFGRGDTAFSACLGRNKTHHEDIPPAQQMVPLDTIER; encoded by the coding sequence GCGACTTTGGTCGTTACCAGGGCTTCCAGTTCGTGCTGCACCTGCTGGCGGCCATAACTGCCGGCCTGCACATGCTTTCGTTGGTGACCGTGGCGGCCGTTCCGGAACATCGATGCTTCATCGAGGGGGTGGATTCGCTGAACGGGACTTCCCTGTTGAACGCTAGCAGTTCCATGATGGATGTTGATTTGCTGGGGGATTACATCCCGTTGAACGCGGCCGGTGAGCTGGAGTCCTGTATGATGTACCAGCCGGGCGTTACGAACGTTACGGTGGCCTGTACGTCGTACGTTTACAACACGACCTTTTACAAGACTTCGCGGACGATCGAGTGGGATTTGGTGTGTGGACGGCGGTGGATGGGATCGCTGGCGCAGACGATCTACATGCTGGGAGTGTTTACGGGAGCGGTTTGGCTGGGGGGATTGGCGGATAAGATCGGAAGGAAGAAGGTGTTCTGCTGGTCGGGTCTGCTGCAGTTGATTCTGGGAGTGGCGGTGGCGTTCACCCCGGAGTATTACTCGTTTTTGGTGCTGCGATATCTGTACGGAATCTTTGGTAGCGCTGGAAGTTACATCACTGGATTCGTGTTGACCATGGAGTTGGTTGGTCCGAGTATGCGAACGCCTTGCGGAATCTCGTTCCAGGCTGCATTCGCTGGAGGAATCATGCTGGTGGCAGCTTGGGGTGCGCTGATCACGGATCGATTGCTTCTCCAGGTTGTGTACGGCTTGCACGGACTGCTCCTGATCGCCCACTGGTGGATCATGGATGAATCTCCCCGATGGCTGTGGATGCAAGATCGCAAGCGAGAAGCCATCGACATCATCGCGAAGGCGGTTCGCATGAACGGTCGCGGAATACACGTCGACAAGGAGTACTACCTGTCCAAGGACAAGTCCAACTTCATCTCCGAATCAACCCCCAAAGCCTCAGCTGGACTGAGCGACCTCTTCAAGACCCCGAACCTGCGCAAGATGACTCTGAACGTGTGCCTCTGCTGGTTCGCCAACTCCATCACCTACTACGGTCTGTCCCTCAGCTCCGGCAAGCTCGGTGGCAACCCCTACCTAATTCTCTTCCTGATGGCCCTCGTTGAGTTCCCATCCTACATCGCAATCATCTTCCTCCTGGACCGTCTCGGTCGTCGCTCCATCACCTCAACGCTGATGCTCGTCGGCGGAACGTGCTGCATCGTGGCCGCTTACCTCACCAAGGGTAGCATCGAGTCCACCACGATCGTCATGTTCGGCAAGCTCTTCATCGCGGGCTCGTTCGCCGTCATCTACAACTACTCCGCCGAACTGTTCCCCACCGTCGTGCGGAACTCCGCCATGGGCCTGGGATCGATGTGCGCTCGTCTCGCCGGAGCCTCCACCCCCATCATCATCCTGTTCGACTCGTTCGACCCGAAGATCCCCGCCGTCATCTTCGGCGCCATCTCGCTAATCTCCGGCGCGTGGGTTCTGTTCCTGCCGGAAACCAACGGCAAGCCGATGCCCCAGAGCTTACAGGACGGGGAGAACTTTGGCCGCGGTGATACGGCCTTTTCGGCGTGCCTCGGACGCAACAAGACCCACCACGAGGACATTCCGCCGGCGCAGCAGATGGTGCCGCTAGATACGATTGAGCGATAG